The region AGATACAAATCGAGGTAACAGGTATAAGCACTGTACCCTAAAGAAGAAAACTCCAGTAACTGAGAACACAATGAGGACGAGTATGGTCATGAAGAAGATGCTACCCATGGACTTGATGGATGAAAACAGGCCACTCACCACCAGCTGCCAGAATAGGAGGGTAGCAAGACAATATTTAAAGcaacactatacatgtaacctTTAAGCCAGATCAAGATAGTTTAATTACCAACTATTGTTATGACCGTATGGCTCAACCAGGACACCATTGTTATGTGACAGACAACTATATCTGTAAAAACATATAATTTGGAACTCACGTAAAGGCCTCCGATTCTGATGGCTTTCAATGGCCTCATCACACGAAATACTCTGAGAACAGCCAGAATCACAACATTCCTATGATAACTATATGCTATGCACCTGCAACAAAAGTAAGTTATTTGTTGAGCTGTATGTGTACATTTAAAAATGGTATCGATGGACTTTGACTGATCAAAGTCACAGTCAAAGTGACTGAGTGTCAAATCATGGCTTAGTATAGTGACAAGTCTACCTATACAATTACGCAAGTGCCAAGTGCATTTAGCACGATTAGTAATTAGTTTTACGAAAAGGCACACTAATTAACTGCTCCTACCGTCTACCATCTTTTTTACGCCCATGGCCAATTATAATTTTCCAGTGGGgcacaaatagaacaagaaaaCCTGTAATTCCAGTTTGCGTTTATATTGGAGTGGCGCTTATCATAAGAACGAAAAATGGAAATAGCTGTATTTTAGGCCGCGTTATATCTATTCAATTATATCTATTCAACATGTAACGGCCCGAACAAAATTTAATTGACGCTTAAATGGAGCAAATTAAAAACACAAAGTAGACAAAAGTATCTACATGATCTTGTACCAAAAACATGTCTGGGGAAATATTAAATTATCACAGTATCCCCTAGCCATatcctagcaactgcatgaaAACAGGGCGCTTTTATTAGGGAGGCGCTATAACTAGAAAAAATACGGTTTTCCCCCTCTCTTACAGGTTAGGATCAGCATTAGCCTGTAGCTGTCGCTCAATGACATAGTAGACGACAATGGGGGCTATGTTGAAGATGAGGATGAGAAAGTCGAGAATGTTGAAGGCCCCTCGCAGGTAGGAGCCTTTGTGGAGCACCACCCCCAACGCAACCATCTGAGGGAGGAGAACAGTGTCTTTACTACATTACTCACAACGCATGTGCCGTAAAATCATAGGATACAGTGAAAATGACATGTTGTTGGGGAAATGGTTATTAGTTTATGGGGAacactatatattattattctgaagtgTACAAGTATAGGTCTGACTATTATAGGTCTGACTATTGAACATGTTCAGTTATAATCATACACTGCAGGGTAATAATATAGGGTACTTTACCTTCAGTGCCATCTCAATGGAGAAGTAGATCAAAAAGATGATATCCAGATAGAGTATTATGTCCTGTGCAGGTGAAGGACCAATTTCAAAgctgaccatgcatgcaccaacaCATAAAAGCTGTTTCAATAGGTAGGTAGTCTCTTTgcagtctcatgaatcagccgcctaTCGTACGGGAGAGActgtctgagcactctttacgTGAGCTCATGGGCCCACGATGGAATTCCAACgtgaccaatgagattgctCACAAGTATCAGGGGACTTGAATAGGAGgtagcaaaattaataataaaacTTTACATGCGGTTGAGCAGCAAGCAGTGATGTGGCTGAGCAGAGATAGCGAATGtggttaaaataattatggttttgttaGCTTGCACTACATTCCATTGTGCCATGACTTCACCGTAAAAAAAATGCTAAGATGTTCCTCTCTGAGAGGTGTGGCTGATTTATGAGACTCGTCTCTTTGGTGGTTGCATTTCtatgactatataattattgcagggACAAGGCTAAAAGGTATCTTAAAGTGGTCCTTACTGCAATCAGGTTTCACTTAAGGTACGGGCGGGCTTATATTACGTACACCAATGATTGTATACAGCTGTTTTACCTGCAGAGAGCACATAAGCGAATTTGATCTGACTCCGAGAGGCAACTCAGCCGTAAGGACGAGGCTACTGAGCAGAACTACCACCAGTGTGATGGTAGTGAACACCTTAGAGCTCACTGCCTTGTAGCACCACTCACGGAACCTGTCGGGGTAGTTACGGTACTAAGCggtagttataataatattaatgagCCAGAAATATCTGTCTTACCTACTCACAGATATTTCTGGCTTATTTGTTGGTTTTCTGTGTGTATAGTTACATTGTAGAGTGCATTTCTAGTCAAAAATGATGGAATGATGCAACGTACATGTCAAAAGATCAGGTGCATGTATGAACAACGTACATAATACTTGTGCATGGATGGGGTGACAAGAAAGACAGACTTACACAGACAATACAAAAGCTTAATTAGCCCCACCCCATCCCCACCCCTTGCACCTGTTGTCTGGCGAGAGGATGAAGAAGGAGGAGTGCTCAGGGATCTCTGCCAATTCCTTTGCTGGGTTCAGCTGGATAGTACCAACGTAGCCTATCACCCATGACAACATAAGCCGCACTAGATTAGAGAAGACTATGGTTAGTAATGTAATAATGCTACCAAGCAAAACCACTGAAGCAACAAAGTGCAGGTATCTATCAGGCAACATTATTAcggtagcagccattaattttataggcACAACTTATTTAAAAATTACTATGCATTATTAGTATTATGACAGTACACCTTTCTCCTTGAGTTTTGAAGCAGTCTGCAAGCAAAATTCAGATGCTCaacaatgtgcatgcatgattagaAAATGCTTACCTTGTGTTCAGAAGGGGCTCTCCTTGGTTTTGCACTGTAATGGAACAATGTACGTAATAGTTTTATGCAATATTAGTGTAACGACAAATACACCTTTCACACACCTGACATAGTTGAAATCCTCTAGTGAATATCCTCTGGTCAATGCACTGGCCAGCTGCTCATCCACTGCTGAGGGAGGGCAGCCACCAGAATCAGAGCTCAGGGCATGTCCTCTGCACAAAAACAGGGAGACACAACAGATAGAAAGATGACTACATAATTACTGGTAGTATATATAGGGGATCTTCAGAGGGAAAAAATTGGTACTTTAAGAAGTGATGCATCTATGGGGGTGCAAataaactgtgcatgcattagcacagcttcaatgaatgcatgcattcaCCTGTTCCTGCATTGGTCCTGACTGGCTTCACTGTCAGATACTCCTTGTATCTCAGTAATGGGCTCTACTAGCTTGGGCGCATCCAACGTCCTCACATCTGGCTAAAAGTGTAACAtcgaataattataagtaatgCACTTCAGAGAAATGCACGAGAAACTTTAGAGGATGAGTTTGGCAATTAGAGCACAATATTATTTACGGTTGTCATCTTACTGTGTCAATAAAAAAATGCAGGAAAAAGGGCAGAAGCCACCTTTGTGCAATTTTCATTGATACAGCCAGcagcatatatacatgtacttttaagGATGTAAATacacaacacaccagtaaTGATAGTGGACTGTCTGCTGGACTGGACTGTGTCCTGGTGTAAGGTATTGGGCTCAGAGGTGGCTCCTCCAAGCCGGAGCCATGTGAGGCAGAATCAAGACTCAATTTGTTAGTGAATGTCTTGTGAGGTTTCTCCAGGCTAGGCTGTCGATGTGGATTAGTCGATAGGTCCTCTTGAAGCTCCGGCTCCAATCCTCGCAACTTCTGTTGCTCAAAGAATTCTGATCGTTGCTTCATGAGTCTGAGAGGGTTGCGTGGCTTCACTGATGGTTTTTTCTTTGCTGGAGACTCCACTGGGGATCGTGACATCTCTCTGCTCTCCACAGGACTTCCCCAATCGGAGGGAGATGATGACAACTCTCTACCATTTCGCCGAAATTTTAGACTGAACTTTCTTCGGTGCTGCTTCACAGTGACATTCTCTGCAAAACTACCAGAGATGTGCTTCCTAGCACGTCGGATCGTTTGTCTTTTGACTACTGGCTCTTTTTTAAGATCACTGATGTACTGTTTTGTTTCGTTTCTTTGTTTCTCCTTTTTCTGATGTTCCTCGGCCGAATCTGACTCAAGAGACCTCACCTCCGACAGTTTATCCACCGACATAGCCAAGAACACAACTAGCAGAACAACTGCTCACAGTTAAAGAAAACTATATACAATTAACAAGcctataccttaaggtgacatattttcgcgtgtattaatttctgctatttctgcgaatggagtaaaatcacaaaaattagtactcgcaaataattggccgccctcttgtttaatgtatccagatcgacattcgCAAACaattataccagcaaaatgtacaaaactgtaaaaacgcaaacaaatctacctgtgaaaatatgtcaccttaaggtatatagCAGTTTTGCTACAAATTCAGGATTGTGGAAAGTGACTACGGGGAGGCCAAAAGTCATGCAAACCATCAATCTACAAACCCCCGCACGCTTTGCCAATACAGACTTACATTCAATCAGGGAATACTATATGACCTGACCATGGCTGTAACTACTTTTCTTAAAAGCACAAGTATATAACAATAACATGCACTCTGCATTcacctacactgtacatactgACGTACTAGAATGAAGTGCACAAGCATGATTGTGATAATTACAGGACAGATACATGATCCAAAAGAAACTCCTATGACAAAGTAGACGGCAAAAACTCCACCCGCAATACTGTACTTGTCTATCCAGTGGTCCAGAGAGGTGAACAGAAGGTTGTTCCAGTCCTCTGATGTCATTAactaaacacatgcatgtacgtgcataAATGTAATGACTCTCTAATCGTTTaacatactacatgtagtaaagAGATAGCTATCATAGTTAAGAGCCAGGCAATTGCTTTATCTAAATCATACGCTCTATCTACGTGTATATTAACCTCGtccccaggccaatttttctttaataggAAAAAAgtagtataaaattaatagtaacaATATTTTTCACCtttcgttctattaaagaaaaatcggcctgggaacgagacTACATGTGTATTCGCTCAAGAGTAGATACTCTTGATCTGCTCCAAACTACACTATAGTAATGATTGACAAACCTGAAACACCGATAGGAATGCCTTGCCAAAGGTGTCGAAGTTAGGTTCCACAATTCCAGTGTTACTCAACCTGCATTAACAGGTATACTTTTGATACACCAAATGTAAAATTAAGAAGTCTACACCACCATTGCATTGAGGGACACACATAAGGGACACACATTGAGGGACACACATTGAGGGACACACATTGAGAGACACACATTGAGGGACACACATTGAGGGACACACATTACGTGTGCATGCCTCATCTAAATTACTAACTGTAAACAAATATCGACACATAGCAGTTATCTGACGTATGTACTCACTCACCTCTCTCCAAAGAGCCTTATGCCAAGAATGGTGAAGAAGAAGAGGAAGATGACCATAAGAGCCATGAGGCTCAAGATGGAGGGCAGCAGCTGGATAAGCGTGCGCAGAATCTCCTTCATAGCTCCCCACGACCTGAAGGAGAAAAGAATTTAAACTAAGTATACTGTAGTTAAGAGAAGATCATTACTAGCTGGTGTTATCGCTTCCGGTACAGTATATACCGTTGCTAATCCGAATGCCTTTAATACCAAAAGCCATTCACCCAGACTAGTGAGCATTAGTTAATTGTGGATTGTTATGGCAAACATAAATATCATGATTTTGAGGTGTTCGAATTAGAGAGGGCTTTAGATTTAAAAGCCGAGggtctacatgtattgtataccAATTAAGCCTCCTACCTTGTGTACTTAAAGAACAGGATGAGCTTGAGGCACCACACAGCATTAAGCACAACGTTGAGATGAAAAGGTCTCAGAACAACGATCGGTTCAAACACAAACAAGTCCAGTATGGTCAAAACagacagctacatgtataagggGGAAATTATTATTTAATGTGAAAAGTGCATTGACTTTTCGTTTAACTACAAGCTTCAGTTTTATGTACATATAAATATACGTATATACGAACCAAAATCTCAACAAGAAATAGAATAGAATTTGTCCAGTAATTCCTCCAGTAAGAGAGAGAGTACTTCATCCTTGAGAGGGTCGCCAGCCTCATTAGGAGCACAGTCACATAAATCACAGAGAATAAGTAGTTCAACCCAACTGtccgagagagagagagagagagagagagagagagagagagagagagagagagagagagagagagagagagagagagagagagagagagagagagagagagagagagagagagagagagagagagagagagagagagagagagagagagagagagagagagagagagagagagagagagagagagagagagagagagagagagagagagagagagagagagagagagagagagagagagagaattatagctacatgtacgcttCCAATAAAAATTGTAGCTACGATTGTGTCTCAGAGGACTAAAAAGCATAATTGCAATTGttaatgcatgcagtgctacGACACAATAGTATATATGTAGGCACTCACAGATGATATCGTCGTAGAGACGTGGAGCATCAAAATGTAGACTCATGAGTAGTATCAGATTGACAGCATGCACTGTTAGCACTGACCATAAGAATAATTTGTGCTTCAGCATCTTCCTAACTCTCTTCCTTAATCTGTGCCACAGTTCTCTGCATGGGTGGAAACAAACTACATACAGCTGTATACTTCGAATACTCTCGTTTAATGCATACAACACTCAAAGTCACAAAGGACCCTCACCCTCACTCCACAACccacaacccacacacacgccttGCATCTCACCTCACACGTCTCCTCCCTCCACGAGCCTTCAGGGCCTCACTGTTCTCACTCTCCTCGTCACTGTCATGCCCCTCGTCAGAATACAAGTCTGGATCAGTCCACAGGAACAAGCTGTGTCCTACAAAAGGGAAAGTATGAGCGTCTTGGCATTTTAAATCATTGTGTTCCTCAAAGTACTGAATGTCAACAGGGAAGATATAAATAGATAGTGATCGACATACTGACAATACTATTTTCAAGACTTGCTTGTCGTGTGTGTGCAAAAGAAAAGGACTCACGTCTGTCAATTATACTCCCAGTGTCACTAGGGGCGTCCATCTCAGCTGCCAAGACAAACCATACATACATGAAACCAGGAGTACTCCCGATGAGACATAGACCAATAACTGATATCACCAAAGATAATGATATTAtactgtgtacatataatGCTGCAACAAATCAACTGGCTACATACAGTAGCTGTAAACTTGTGCAACAGGAACATATAGATGGCCAAAACACTTGATACAAATTTAATAATTCACTACTGTTAAGTGCAAAATAAACAGCTGAACAAACTATGTACCAACCAGCAATCCGTAGCCAGTCATTGTAGTTTTGAAGGTCCTCTGTAATCCTCTGTGTTTCCTTCAATTGCCGTTGGTTACCACGTTCTTTCTCTCGGTCACTCACTCCAATAAACACACTGCGGTCAAAATGAACACATTATAGTGACGGAATGTTATACAAAAGGTCTCGCCGAGATTTGAACTCGGATGTTGAGATTCAGAGTCTCAGGTGCTAACCGTTACACCACAGGACCAACTATATTTATAAATACACCagaggccatgcatgcagcaattcATCATTCATATGTAACAACAATTACAACAcattctacataattataattatagcgctaCATTTCCACAGCAGCTATTCAACAGTCTGACCGAGTGAGGGGCTCGTTCAAACCTTATAAGGGCTACATTGTGGAAGCTTTTAATTAGCGTGACAGCTCTATTCTTTATCTAACTACAGCACCTCACCTAGTTAGCACACCAGTCCACAAGTTGAGGATGAAGATGGAGCCGAAGAACATGACCACGATGAAGTAAGCCCACACCCACTGGTAGCCCATGGCAGACTCATACTGCGAAAAGAAAACAATGTTAACTGTCAGTCAGTACTAAACAAATTAATGGACACAAACATTGCAATAATCATGTTTACAAAGCTAACTACACTAGAAAATCCTTGGATATGTGCATCACTGGGATGTGTGGATTTGTTCTTGTATCGATCTTTGATTTCCCCCGCCCCTCTCCTGCTACACACAGGAAGGAGCCCCACTGTCCAGCACTGACCAAAAGAAGCAGTGATTCAGGTGTTAGCCTAACGAAAGACCTGAAGCGTACAAAGCGACcgcaagggcgtataaaataagagagggcatgcaactcctatatgagcagagttcaaacgtgggcggatgaatgtgcatgactgtgcatgaaatgctaaaaatatatatttctatttttagcatttcatgcaaatgcacacattcctccgcccacgtttgaactctgctagctacgtgtactgatagtggactctcttcttttatacgcccttggcgACCGGCAATTCAAATTTTCGATTCAGTTGAAACGAATTGGGCTGGGTATAGTTAATCACAGGACCATACAAATACAAGTTCGTACTTTGCTATGGGGACACTCACTAGATAGAGGATCGTGATCCACCCCTCCAGAGATATCACTTGGAACACAGTGAGATAAGCAAATATCATGTTGTCAAAGGAGATGATGCCGCGACGAGGCCCCTCAGGCCACTCTGCACAGGTGCTACCGTACGGGCAGCTATGACTGCCATCAATACTCTGATTTTGAGTACAGGGGAACTCACTCACTAGCACAGTCCTGTTTATACCTGCAAAGGTCAAATGTGTGTATAGCACATGCGTAACTCCATACTAGAGCACTTTAGGCAACTACACatgtagtatatacatgtatatacatgtagcatataataattgtaataaAAAACAGTAGAGCATTCACCGACCGTAACATTATGGGGAATGAttgtgaatctataaagcaacgattagaTCGATTAGAAAACTGTATTTTTGGTGTTTTTGTTGCCTTCAAGATCGCCTAAAGTTTCAACTATAAGTAGCCTAttttttcaaccactgtctcGTTTCAGCAGTCCATCAATTTTAAAGTGTttagttcgctcaaacagctcattattgtgtccacacacacacacaccaatcactctacccctgctgcgcaTGCACGgggtaattataataattataacatagaCCAAATCTACGTGTACAAGAACAAACACTTAAGAAATGAGTCACACAAATGTACACTCTACAACCAAGCACAACGAGCGATAGAGCCTAGATAGCAACGATTAATGATTCATACCAGCTGGAGTGAGGTGTGAGGCGAAGCATCCTTTATGTAGTCTGCCGTTAAACAGCTGTATACCAATTAGTGCCAGGAAGGTGATGACGATGAAAGTGAGGACACCCAGGTAGAAAAGAGGAGCAACCGACTTGGCCAGAGCCTTCAAAATGAACTGGACACCTACAATGAAACAGACATTGTATTATGATTGACTGACGAGGGTTAGATACCCCAGAATAAACTCACACCAAATAATTCACTATACCAGCATACATGTGTACCAGCTctgaatcataataattataatactcacTACAGTCTTGTAGATGTGACATTGTCAAACACTGTGGCTCAGGCTGTAGTATAACTTTAGGGGTGTTTAATTTTGGTTAAAGAAGTTGGTGACAGGTCTtcaactatatagctacaccCGTACCAGCATAACAAATAATTTAGTAAGTATCAATCACTATAGCAGGGTGTACTAGCAGTCTTACTTTCCGATAAGGCGAACAACTTGATAAGCTTGAAGGCCATAAATGAAGCAAAAATCTCTCCGACCAGCGGGTTAATATTGGACGTTGCTATATACAGGATCCTGAATTGAAGAGTGTGGAACACAGCTTTCAATAAGACGTGTGAAACAAATTGTAGCAAATAAAGAAAGTAGGAAAACTAACTTTGAAAGCTGCCACATTCATAACTGTACAATCATCAACAGTGTAAAGACAACTGCTAGAAAAGCTGACAAGTTGTCAACTAGCTAACGTAATACACTCCACACTCACCCCACAATGATGACAAAGATGTCTAGGACATGAGCGTATTTCCGTAAGTAAGCCTTCGGAGAGTGGACCAGGCTGTAAGCTATGATGTTGAGTACTGCCTCCATTATGTACAGGACTAGTACCACCACGGTAAC is a window of Halichondria panicea chromosome 13, odHalPani1.1, whole genome shotgun sequence DNA encoding:
- the LOC135345940 gene encoding voltage-dependent L-type calcium channel subunit alpha-1D-like isoform X1; its protein translation is MAAFRRRRQSLSEAVGSGVRPASPFLDQSFTSLETRQSSSLHRLRVNTLEEVNISDHEIQALRSRVLHHRGSVRGTFTTESRLLHRVRRFVNKIGSSREHYSLFIFHKNGWFRKNVKKIAKSGVFKLFMALVVLLHFVTQCFYIPTINGDDTLINTVIYYVTVVVLVLYIMEAVLNIIAYSLVHSPKAYLRKYAHVLDIFVIIVGILYIATSNINPLVGEIFASFMAFKLIKLFALSESVQFILKALAKSVAPLFYLGVLTFIVITFLALIGIQLFNGRLHKGCFASHLTPAGINRTVLVSEFPCTQNQSIDGSHSCPYGSTCAEWPEGPRRGIISFDNMIFAYLTVFQVISLEGWITILYLYESAMGYQWVWAYFIVVMFFGSIFILNLWTGVLTSVFIGVSDREKERGNQRQLKETQRITEDLQNYNDWLRIAAEMDAPSDTGSIIDRRHSLFLWTDPDLYSDEGHDSDEESENSEALKARGGRRRVRELWHRLRKRVRKMLKHKLFLWSVLTVHAVNLILLMSLHFDAPRLYDDIIFGLNYLFSVIYVTVLLMRLATLSRMKYSLSYWRNYWTNSILFLVEILLSVLTILDLFVFEPIVVLRPFHLNVVLNAVWCLKLILFFKYTRSWGAMKEILRTLIQLLPSILSLMALMVIFLFFFTILGIRLFGERLSNTGIVEPNFDTFGKAFLSVFQLMTSEDWNNLLFTSLDHWIDKYSIAGGVFAVYFVIGVSFGSFVLLVVFLAMSVDKLSEVRSLESDSAEEHQKKEKQRNETKQYISDLKKEPVVKRQTIRRARKHISGSFAENVTVKQHRRKFSLKFRRNGRELSSSPSDWGSPVESREMSRSPVESPAKKKPSVKPRNPLRLMKQRSEFFEQQKLRGLEPELQEDLSTNPHRQPSLEKPHKTFTNKLSLDSASHGSGLEEPPLSPIPYTRTQSSPADSPLSLLPDVRTLDAPKLVEPITEIQGVSDSEASQDQCRNRGHALSSDSGGCPPSAVDEQLASALTRGYSLEDFNYVSAKPRRAPSEHKTASKLKEKVRLMLSWVIGYVGTIQLNPAKELAEIPEHSSFFILSPDNRFREWCYKAVSSKVFTTITLVVVLLSSLVLTAELPLGVRSNSLMCSLQDIILYLDIIFLIYFSIEMALKMVALGVVLHKGSYLRGAFNILDFLILIFNIAPIVVYYVIERQLQANADPNLCIAYSYHRNVVILAVLRVFRVMRPLKAIRIGGLYLVVSGLFSSIKSMGSIFFMTILVLIVFSVTGVFFFRGKFYYCTDPVKTFEQDCSGSYFVYDYTSPYPQDDRFPGLPCPQLEERQWMRRGLNFDNVGLAFLALFSMLTIEGWQNVMYSGLNSFQPVDLSTPQGQVPGSTESPLAAVFFIVYMIVMALILAQLFTGFLIVTFQEDGVKTFRETKLNKNERNCLYFALNAKPIRQYVPKFELHRKFHEKMLPIVNHAISKFIIVFALIVNCILLALVMYGNENINHNVYYINIFFTVFFAFEAVMKIIVLTPPTYFRSVRNLFDCLIAVASLLELIFQSVESLKLPMYENSLITSSFRVLRLLSFIPNIRLILWTVVKSLEIFPWVGFLLMIVFFMYTVIGMQVFGDIRRAPIDEVEETEITVYNNFANFPQALLVMIRMATGENWQDIMLSCVPGQDCELEGEAKCGSDFAYIFFPTFYFISSIIILNLLVAIVIDNFDYIVRDRSILGAHQLDVFVNLWSRYDPRAQGVLPSRTVLELMRECNPPVGWGRLCPELQAYKKMMMMNMPTSTREEDGGRRVLYVSFNATLLALVRTSLKIHCSGCPECARKCNYEFKNKLSILFPTMPSKKIDEVLATENVHTVGQEYAALLVQRVWRGYIHKRRKVLELFHGKNRRVLKAGLRIVPDVGSDLLTRNPSDFEFVDLPPTPSTPPQPRRISESSSIYTESTRSPGVFTTNLFNEELNQSMEDTRSRHFSTNTNEHTVTIEPAARNRRYSPVSMTAVDIEPPQRGGHERVRLHSLEETRELSTLVTHSRKHSSQTDPVLSEPTESEAAADDNVSELSFTSAYSNPFDKDNKRRETTV
- the LOC135345940 gene encoding voltage-dependent L-type calcium channel subunit alpha-1C-like isoform X2, producing MTGYGLLVAEMDAPSDTGSIIDRRHSLFLWTDPDLYSDEGHDSDEESENSEALKARGGRRRVRELWHRLRKRVRKMLKHKLFLWSVLTVHAVNLILLMSLHFDAPRLYDDIIFGLNYLFSVIYVTVLLMRLATLSRMKYSLSYWRNYWTNSILFLVEILLSVLTILDLFVFEPIVVLRPFHLNVVLNAVWCLKLILFFKYTRSWGAMKEILRTLIQLLPSILSLMALMVIFLFFFTILGIRLFGERLSNTGIVEPNFDTFGKAFLSVFQLMTSEDWNNLLFTSLDHWIDKYSIAGGVFAVYFVIGVSFGSFVLLVVFLAMSVDKLSEVRSLESDSAEEHQKKEKQRNETKQYISDLKKEPVVKRQTIRRARKHISGSFAENVTVKQHRRKFSLKFRRNGRELSSSPSDWGSPVESREMSRSPVESPAKKKPSVKPRNPLRLMKQRSEFFEQQKLRGLEPELQEDLSTNPHRQPSLEKPHKTFTNKLSLDSASHGSGLEEPPLSPIPYTRTQSSPADSPLSLLPDVRTLDAPKLVEPITEIQGVSDSEASQDQCRNRGHALSSDSGGCPPSAVDEQLASALTRGYSLEDFNYVSAKPRRAPSEHKTASKLKEKVRLMLSWVIGYVGTIQLNPAKELAEIPEHSSFFILSPDNRFREWCYKAVSSKVFTTITLVVVLLSSLVLTAELPLGVRSNSLMCSLQDIILYLDIIFLIYFSIEMALKMVALGVVLHKGSYLRGAFNILDFLILIFNIAPIVVYYVIERQLQANADPNLCIAYSYHRNVVILAVLRVFRVMRPLKAIRIGGLYLVVSGLFSSIKSMGSIFFMTILVLIVFSVTGVFFFRGKFYYCTDPVKTFEQDCSGSYFVYDYTSPYPQDDRFPGLPCPQLEERQWMRRGLNFDNVGLAFLALFSMLTIEGWQNVMYSGLNSFQPVDLSTPQGQVPGSTESPLAAVFFIVYMIVMALILAQLFTGFLIVTFQEDGVKTFRETKLNKNERNCLYFALNAKPIRQYVPKFELHRKFHEKMLPIVNHAISKFIIVFALIVNCILLALVMYGNENINHNVYYINIFFTVFFAFEAVMKIIVLTPPTYFRSVRNLFDCLIAVASLLELIFQSVESLKLPMYENSLITSSFRVLRLLSFIPNIRLILWTVVKSLEIFPWVGFLLMIVFFMYTVIGMQVFGDIRRAPIDEVEETEITVYNNFANFPQALLVMIRMATGENWQDIMLSCVPGQDCELEGEAKCGSDFAYIFFPTFYFISSIIILNLLVAIVIDNFDYIVRDRSILGAHQLDVFVNLWSRYDPRAQGVLPSRTVLELMRECNPPVGWGRLCPELQAYKKMMMMNMPTSTREEDGGRRVLYVSFNATLLALVRTSLKIHCSGCPECARKCNYEFKNKLSILFPTMPSKKIDEVLATENVHTVGQEYAALLVQRVWRGYIHKRRKVLELFHGKNRRVLKAGLRIVPDVGSDLLTRNPSDFEFVDLPPTPSTPPQPRRISESSSIYTESTRSPGVFTTNLFNEELNQSMEDTRSRHFSTNTNEHTVTIEPAARNRRYSPVSMTAVDIEPPQRGGHERVRLHSLEETRELSTLVTHSRKHSSQTDPVLSEPTESEAAADDNVSELSFTSAYSNPFDKDNKRRETTV